One Sphingopyxis macrogoltabida genomic region harbors:
- a CDS encoding GNAT family N-acetyltransferase yields the protein MTVHPAFPINGIAVPADDAPLTVRVVDPLALSPPLAEAWDRLAVEASEPNPFAERWCLQSALHLLDPDRHARLILVRDGSDGPVIGVMPLAPAAHYGRLPLRHVDSWAHPNHFHGAPLVRAGFENLFWSILLGWCDAAPWAKTLLHLPRLTEDGPLHRALVDVVRMRGGEVEVVHREERALLESDLSPDAYWEAAVRGKKRKELRRQANRLAEQGAVAFRRWQAGEPLDPWIDAFLNLEARGWKGRARSALASHGDTEAWFRAILTGAADAGKLDLRALDFDGRPLAMLVNFLCPPGGFSFKTAFDEDYARFSPGVLLQQANLDLLEDNRIAWVDSCAAPGHPMIDSVWRERRHLLWVNVPLSGAADRLRFALLTKLERGWRRWKRPAPAVEESQDPA from the coding sequence ATGACGGTCCATCCCGCCTTTCCGATCAACGGCATCGCCGTGCCTGCCGACGACGCGCCGCTGACCGTCCGTGTCGTCGATCCGCTGGCGCTGTCGCCGCCGCTTGCCGAGGCGTGGGACCGGCTGGCGGTAGAAGCGAGCGAGCCCAATCCCTTTGCCGAGCGCTGGTGTCTGCAGTCGGCGCTACACCTGCTTGATCCCGACCGCCACGCGCGCCTCATCCTTGTTCGCGATGGCAGCGACGGGCCGGTGATCGGCGTTATGCCGCTCGCCCCTGCCGCCCATTACGGCCGCCTGCCACTGCGCCATGTCGATAGCTGGGCGCATCCCAATCATTTCCATGGCGCGCCGCTGGTCCGCGCCGGGTTCGAAAATCTTTTCTGGTCGATCCTGCTCGGCTGGTGCGACGCGGCGCCATGGGCGAAGACCTTGCTGCACCTGCCGCGGCTGACCGAGGACGGGCCGCTCCACCGCGCGCTCGTCGACGTTGTCCGGATGCGCGGCGGCGAGGTCGAGGTGGTCCACCGCGAGGAACGCGCGCTGCTCGAAAGCGACCTGTCGCCCGATGCCTATTGGGAGGCGGCGGTGCGCGGCAAGAAACGCAAGGAGCTCCGGCGGCAGGCGAACCGGCTGGCCGAGCAGGGCGCGGTTGCGTTCCGCCGCTGGCAGGCCGGCGAACCGCTCGATCCGTGGATCGATGCCTTTTTGAATCTCGAAGCGCGCGGCTGGAAAGGGCGGGCGCGATCGGCGCTCGCGAGCCATGGCGATACCGAGGCCTGGTTCCGCGCGATCCTTACCGGCGCGGCCGACGCCGGCAAGCTCGACCTCCGCGCGCTCGATTTCGACGGCCGGCCGCTCGCGATGCTGGTCAATTTCCTCTGCCCGCCGGGCGGCTTTTCGTTCAAGACCGCCTTCGACGAGGATTATGCGCGCTTCTCTCCCGGCGTGCTGCTCCAGCAGGCCAATCTCGACCTGCTCGAAGACAACCGGATCGCATGGGTCGATAGCTGCGCTGCGCCGGGCCATCCGATGATCGACAGCGTGTGGCGCGAACGCCGCCACCTCCTGTGGGTCAATGTGCCATTGTCCGGCGCCGCGGACCGCCTGCGCTTCGCCCTTCTCACGAAACTCGAACGCGGCTGGCGGCGCTGGAAGCGTCCGGCCCCCGCTGTTGAAGAATCACAGGACCCCGCATGA
- a CDS encoding cupin-like domain-containing protein, translated as MTMHQPIARTVFSAETLGRMEELYPQQAGLLHHGLRDHPLLSLEALAVLGEGLPAGQVEYNPGDVPIGIRPEDVPSNGLSIGETIRTIDSNRSWAVLKNIESEEAYRTLLMDLLGELKHVVEPRTGAMLTPQGFIFISSPGSITPFHFDPEHNILLQLRGTKMMNVWPAGDERFAHRREHERYHTGGHRNLPWEEAYREGAQQVPLSPGDAVLMPVMAPHFVANGDAPSISLSITWRSEWSYRESEAHAANAALRRMGLDPAMPPRWPSYAWAKTVGWRVARKLRLVS; from the coding sequence ATGACCATGCACCAGCCGATTGCCCGTACCGTATTTTCCGCTGAAACGCTGGGCCGGATGGAGGAACTTTATCCGCAGCAGGCGGGGCTGCTTCATCACGGCCTGCGCGATCATCCGTTGCTGTCGCTGGAGGCGCTCGCGGTGCTCGGCGAAGGCCTGCCGGCGGGGCAGGTCGAATATAACCCCGGCGACGTGCCGATCGGCATCCGGCCCGAGGATGTGCCGTCGAACGGCCTGTCGATCGGCGAGACGATCCGCACCATCGACTCCAACCGTAGCTGGGCGGTGCTCAAGAATATCGAGAGCGAGGAGGCCTATCGCACCCTGCTCATGGACCTGCTCGGCGAACTCAAGCATGTGGTCGAGCCGCGCACCGGCGCGATGCTGACGCCGCAGGGTTTCATCTTCATCTCGTCGCCTGGATCGATTACGCCGTTCCACTTCGATCCCGAACATAATATTCTGCTGCAACTTCGGGGCACGAAGATGATGAACGTCTGGCCCGCCGGCGACGAACGCTTCGCGCACCGCCGCGAGCATGAACGCTATCACACCGGCGGACATCGCAACCTGCCGTGGGAAGAGGCCTATCGCGAAGGCGCGCAGCAGGTGCCGCTTTCCCCCGGCGATGCGGTGTTGATGCCGGTGATGGCGCCGCACTTCGTCGCCAATGGCGACGCGCCGTCGATCTCGCTGTCGATCACCTGGCGCAGCGAATGGAGCTACCGCGAATCCGAAGCGCACGCCGCCAACGCGGCGCTCCGCCGCATGGGGCTCGATCCGGCGATGCCGCCGCGCTGGCCGAGCTATGCCTGGGCGAAGACGGTCGGCTGGCGGGTCGCGCGGAAACTTCGGCTGGTGTCGTGA
- the infA gene encoding translation initiation factor IF-1: protein MAKEELLEMRGQVVELLPNAMFRVKLENDHEILGHTAGKMRKNRIRVLVGDEVLVELTPYDLTKGRITYRFK from the coding sequence ATGGCGAAAGAAGAACTTCTGGAAATGCGCGGCCAGGTGGTCGAACTGCTGCCCAACGCGATGTTTCGCGTCAAACTGGAAAACGACCACGAGATTCTGGGTCACACGGCCGGCAAGATGCGCAAGAACCGCATCCGCGTTCTCGTGGGCGACGAAGTGCTCGTCGAACTCACCCCCTATGACCTGACCAAGGGTCGGATCACCTATCGCTTCAAGTGA
- a CDS encoding Maf family protein: MPVLVLASTSPRRRELLARIGVIPARIAAPDIDETPRKGELPRDYVARLAEGKALAIERAPHEVVLAGDTTVAVGRRILEKPADEADLRRMLGLLSGRRHHVWSGLCVVGTDGRARVRVVDTIVAFKALSAAEIDWYVESGEGMGKAGGYAIQGRAETFVRFLSGSHSNVVGLPMFETATLLASARIALG; encoded by the coding sequence ATGCCCGTGCTCGTTCTGGCTTCGACTTCGCCGCGCCGGCGTGAATTGCTGGCGCGGATCGGCGTGATTCCGGCGCGTATCGCTGCGCCCGACATCGACGAAACGCCGCGCAAGGGCGAGCTGCCGCGCGACTATGTCGCCCGGCTTGCCGAGGGAAAGGCGCTGGCGATCGAACGCGCGCCGCACGAGGTCGTGCTGGCGGGCGACACGACGGTTGCGGTGGGGCGCCGCATCCTCGAAAAACCCGCCGACGAGGCCGATCTTCGCCGCATGCTCGGGCTGTTGTCGGGCCGGCGGCACCATGTCTGGTCGGGGCTGTGCGTCGTCGGCACTGACGGCCGGGCGCGGGTGCGCGTCGTCGATACGATCGTCGCCTTCAAGGCGCTGAGCGCCGCCGAGATCGACTGGTATGTCGAAAGCGGCGAAGGGATGGGCAAGGCGGGCGGCTATGCGATCCAGGGCCGCGCCGAAACCTTTGTCCGCTTCCTGTCGGGCAGCCATAGCAACGTCGTCGGCTTGCCGATGTTCGAAACGGCGACGCTCCTCGCCAGCGCCAGAATCGCACTTGGCTGA
- a CDS encoding ribonuclease, giving the protein MAEWLYEAGIGETRAALVEDGEIIEARVERDGDGPRIGAVVAARLVEAGRGGKGALVALDRPGEPQATLAVVPPATSTGARLVVEITRMALRERGRDKPARAVLAEPDAPLADGPDLRARIAASGVAVTEVRPTGPDLLEQAGWSELIDHVRVGHWPFAGGALWVDATPAMVLIDIDGDGDALALAKSGGKAAVAVIRCCDIGGSIGIDFPSLPDRAGRQAIDALVDAALPPPFERTAVNGFGLMQIIRRRERPSLIEQIRFDPVATDAALLLRQAERAAGTGTLRIAARPAVIDHIAANPTWIDALQTRTGRRVELAADVAMKGAGHAQ; this is encoded by the coding sequence TTGGCTGAGTGGCTGTACGAAGCCGGGATCGGCGAGACGCGCGCCGCGCTCGTCGAGGATGGCGAAATCATCGAAGCCCGCGTCGAGCGTGACGGCGACGGCCCGCGCATCGGCGCGGTCGTCGCGGCGCGGCTGGTCGAGGCGGGGCGCGGCGGCAAGGGCGCGCTCGTCGCGCTCGACCGGCCCGGCGAGCCGCAGGCGACACTTGCGGTGGTGCCGCCCGCAACGTCGACCGGCGCGCGGCTGGTCGTCGAAATCACCCGCATGGCGCTTCGCGAACGCGGCCGCGACAAACCCGCGCGTGCAGTGCTGGCGGAACCGGACGCACCGCTTGCCGACGGGCCGGACCTGCGCGCGCGCATTGCGGCGAGCGGCGTTGCGGTTACCGAGGTGCGGCCGACCGGCCCCGACCTGCTCGAACAGGCGGGCTGGTCCGAACTCATCGACCACGTCCGGGTTGGGCACTGGCCGTTTGCCGGCGGCGCGCTGTGGGTCGACGCGACCCCGGCGATGGTGCTGATCGATATCGATGGCGACGGCGACGCCCTGGCGCTCGCCAAGTCCGGGGGAAAAGCAGCCGTCGCGGTGATCCGTTGCTGCGATATCGGCGGGTCGATCGGGATCGATTTCCCGTCGCTGCCCGACCGGGCGGGACGGCAGGCGATCGACGCGCTGGTCGACGCGGCGTTGCCGCCGCCGTTCGAGCGCACCGCGGTCAACGGCTTCGGCCTCATGCAGATCATCCGCCGCCGCGAACGGCCGTCGTTGATCGAACAAATCCGGTTCGATCCGGTCGCCACCGATGCGGCGCTGCTGCTGCGGCAGGCCGAACGCGCGGCGGGGACGGGAACGCTCCGGATCGCCGCGCGTCCTGCGGTGATCGATCATATCGCCGCGAACCCCACGTGGATCGATGCGCTGCAGACACGGACCGGACGGCGCGTCGAGCTGGCCGCCGACGTCGCGATGAAAGGAGCGGGTCATGCCCAGTGA
- a CDS encoding DNA gyrase inhibitor YacG, with protein MPSETGAKRRKCPLCGAPRVDEYKPFCSRGCRDRDLLSWFGEGYRVPVDQPPDGSADDDRFDEG; from the coding sequence ATGCCCAGTGAAACCGGCGCCAAACGCCGCAAGTGCCCGCTGTGCGGAGCGCCGCGTGTCGACGAGTACAAGCCTTTCTGCAGCCGCGGTTGCCGGGACCGGGACCTCCTGAGCTGGTTCGGCGAAGGCTATCGCGTACCCGTCGACCAGCCGCCCGACGGCTCCGCCGACGACGACCGTTTCGACGAGGGCTGA
- a CDS encoding response regulator transcription factor: MRVLIIEDNFRLAALIGRGIANCGFSPDIVSSIGDAEAALADANYDAIILDLGLPDGDGLAWLRQERSKAPLAPVLILTARDGLGDRVAGLDAGGDDYLIKPVEIEELAARLRALLRRPGPRGQPVIRIGRLTFDVAARSGAIDGRTLELTRREADLLELLVRRAGTVVRRSMIEEALYRFDEAVTPNAVEAIVSRLRHKLNDADRPDVLITVRGMGYMIRDSGA, from the coding sequence ATGCGTGTCCTGATAATAGAGGACAATTTCCGGCTGGCGGCGCTGATCGGTCGCGGCATCGCGAACTGCGGCTTCAGCCCGGACATCGTTTCCAGCATCGGCGACGCGGAAGCAGCATTGGCGGACGCCAATTATGATGCGATCATCCTCGATCTGGGATTGCCCGATGGCGACGGACTGGCATGGCTCCGCCAGGAACGGTCGAAAGCGCCGCTTGCTCCGGTTCTCATTCTGACTGCCCGGGACGGCCTGGGCGACCGCGTTGCCGGGCTCGACGCCGGCGGAGACGATTATCTGATCAAGCCGGTCGAGATCGAAGAACTCGCGGCGCGTCTGCGCGCTTTGCTCCGCCGGCCGGGACCGCGCGGACAGCCGGTGATCCGGATCGGCAGGCTGACGTTCGACGTCGCGGCGAGGTCGGGGGCGATCGACGGCCGGACGCTCGAACTCACGCGGCGCGAAGCCGATCTGCTCGAGTTGCTGGTCCGTCGCGCCGGGACAGTCGTCCGGAGATCGATGATCGAAGAGGCGCTCTATCGATTTGACGAGGCGGTGACGCCGAACGCAGTGGAAGCGATCGTGTCGCGTCTGCGGCACAAGCTGAACGATGCCGATCGACCCGATGTGCTGATTACCGTGCGCGGGATGGGATATATGATCAGGGACAGCGGCGCTTGA
- a CDS encoding sensor histidine kinase, which produces MTAPLSVTRRLTRGMSWIGLFGGLSLIVFVSFDVEVMLEQRSAEEGWRGEWLEIAEHVVLPLIVLMMPMFIAGRWVIRTSLAPLGIAAAHIDAAAGTDRGFRLNVDDLPVETQHFAHAINNLLRRLDDAAGQREAFAANAAHELRTPLAILMAELDRLESPDAARLKKDVAAMNRLVGQIMMIAQVEAHVAAPIARDRVSLEQAVMNVINRYAPIAAAQGKHIELRVESRPVVRGIRETIVAAVSNLVDNGLRVTPVGGNVVVTVGPAAQIGVHDGGCGLSPTELAILSQRFARGDHASASGAGLGLAIVARIMEIHRGELATNPHRQEIRLSFPELDDMDQ; this is translated from the coding sequence TTGACCGCGCCGCTTTCCGTTACCCGCCGCCTCACGCGCGGGATGAGCTGGATCGGACTGTTCGGCGGATTGTCCCTGATCGTCTTCGTCAGTTTCGATGTCGAGGTCATGCTGGAGCAACGATCGGCCGAAGAGGGCTGGCGGGGCGAATGGCTCGAAATAGCCGAGCATGTCGTCCTGCCGCTCATCGTATTGATGATGCCGATGTTCATCGCGGGGCGATGGGTCATTCGCACGTCGCTTGCCCCGCTCGGGATCGCTGCGGCGCATATCGATGCCGCCGCCGGCACCGATCGCGGGTTTCGCCTGAACGTCGACGACCTACCGGTCGAGACGCAGCATTTCGCGCACGCGATCAACAATCTGCTCCGGCGGCTCGATGACGCGGCGGGGCAGCGCGAGGCTTTCGCGGCCAATGCGGCCCACGAACTCCGTACGCCGCTCGCAATATTGATGGCGGAACTCGACAGGCTGGAATCGCCGGATGCCGCTCGCCTGAAAAAAGATGTGGCGGCAATGAACCGGCTTGTCGGCCAGATCATGATGATCGCGCAGGTCGAGGCGCATGTCGCAGCCCCGATTGCCCGCGACAGGGTGTCGCTCGAGCAGGCGGTAATGAACGTCATAAACCGTTATGCGCCGATTGCGGCGGCGCAGGGCAAGCATATCGAACTGCGGGTCGAAAGCCGTCCCGTCGTTCGCGGTATCCGGGAAACGATCGTGGCGGCGGTCAGCAATCTGGTCGACAACGGACTGCGGGTGACGCCGGTCGGCGGAAATGTCGTCGTCACCGTAGGTCCGGCGGCGCAAATCGGGGTTCACGATGGGGGCTGCGGGCTGTCGCCGACGGAATTGGCTATACTCAGCCAGCGCTTCGCGCGGGGCGATCATGCCAGCGCGAGCGGTGCGGGGCTCGGTCTGGCGATCGTGGCGCGGATCATGGAAATCCATCGCGGAGAACTGGCGACCAATCCTCACCGGCAGGAAATCCGGCTGTCGTTCCCGGAATTGGACGATATGGATCAATAA
- a CDS encoding LuxR C-terminal-related transcriptional regulator, protein MANDSGAVLIADDHPLCRAGLTTIFRRDLGVPELWEAQDFSTVLAKITAHPSIGLVTIDLDLPGLRAGAGLRDLRMRFPAVRLVVVAADRDRERVLDSLCAGVHGYIPKDLPVDEMLAALQMVVAGQIFVPALVSDLAARKEHGHGDDVAMHDGPLTDRQFEVLNLLAAGRSNKEIARTLHIAEGTVKVHIAAAFRMLGVHNRVSAAAAMRARASNDGAIDTYLPGLFDEQIKRPILERAQNNVAHISFRR, encoded by the coding sequence ATGGCAAATGATTCAGGCGCGGTATTGATTGCGGACGATCATCCGCTCTGCCGTGCAGGTTTGACAACGATATTCAGGCGGGATCTCGGCGTTCCGGAGCTCTGGGAAGCGCAGGATTTTTCGACCGTGCTGGCGAAAATCACGGCGCATCCCTCGATCGGTCTGGTGACCATTGATCTGGATTTGCCGGGGCTTCGCGCCGGGGCGGGTCTGCGCGATCTCCGGATGAGATTCCCGGCCGTGCGGCTCGTCGTCGTCGCGGCCGACCGCGACCGTGAACGGGTGCTCGATTCGCTTTGCGCAGGGGTGCACGGCTATATTCCGAAGGACCTGCCGGTCGACGAGATGCTGGCGGCGCTTCAGATGGTGGTGGCCGGCCAGATTTTCGTTCCGGCCCTGGTTTCCGACCTCGCGGCACGGAAGGAACACGGGCACGGCGACGATGTCGCGATGCATGACGGACCGCTGACCGACCGGCAGTTCGAAGTGCTCAATCTGCTGGCCGCCGGGCGTTCGAACAAGGAAATCGCGCGCACGCTTCATATCGCGGAAGGAACCGTGAAGGTTCATATCGCGGCCGCTTTCCGGATGCTTGGCGTACATAATCGGGTGAGTGCTGCAGCAGCGATGCGCGCGCGGGCATCCAACGATGGCGCGATTGATACTTACCTGCCGGGCCTGTTCGACGAACAGA